Proteins found in one Mytilus edulis chromosome 2, xbMytEdul2.2, whole genome shotgun sequence genomic segment:
- the LOC139511452 gene encoding serine-rich adhesin for platelets-like — protein MDIWIYLCYLSVILIQISHELPARNNTRRATRRPFVERKPGNLEKILKSQNELSKRQIRPRVRTARKLRIRNGIKNANRMLIDDINEIKSKKKELFPVSNGKVLLNGANNKNMEMFHRVSESSKSNGLVSSTVVNEAVQTVSDRGNSVSNAVIIVPKIESIVNNSVNTLPVSLKGSSNAISKRKSSVNRAVNHITTRGTPINNAVNYESKTGNSVNRTVDTVTIRRSRVNNEVKTPSTTRNSVNRAVNTVTVRGSPVNNVIKTPSRTGNSVSRAVNTVTVRGSPVNNDVKTASRTGNSVNKAVNTVTVRGSPVNNEVKTSSRTGNSVNRAVNTVTVRRSRVNNAVKTPSTTRNSVNRAVNTATVRGSPVNNAVKTPSTSRNSVNREVKTVIVSGSPVNNEVKTPSRTGNSVNRAVNTVTVRRSRVNNEVKTPSKTGSSINRAENTVTVRGSPVNNEVKTVSKTGNSINRAVNTVTIRGSPVNNEVKTPSRTGNSVNRAVNTVIIRRSGGNNAVKTPSTTRNSVNREVKTVMVSGSPVNNEVKTLSRTGNSVNRAVNTVTRRRNPVNNEVKTASKTGNSVNRAVNTLTVRRSRVNNAVKTPSTTRNSVNRAVKTVIVSGSPVNNEVKTSSRTGNSVNRAVNTVTVRRSRVNNEVKTASKTGNSINRAVNTVTVRRSRVNNAVKTPSKTGNSINRAVNSVTIRGSPVKNEVKTASKTANSVNRAVNSVTIRGSPVKNEVKTASNTGNSVNRAVNTITVSGIHVNNAVNTAPKTGSSVNRAVNTLTVRGSPTNNEVKIVPNRGRTVNKVINIVSEKGTSINRAANPVKVKSSPVENAVLTASKTRNSVLSAVKTATSSSPGNNAVKIVPNRGNDVNKAIYILSKMVNTVKSAANHITTRASPVNNALKIVPNGGSPINNAVNIVPNAGSSINNELQIVQNGRSSVNIENNNNNNDNTAVFDKLSESQIPDVSKSFSNTATVVKIESPRESPSTNNDNQITKSDANEENDFGIDLTDQLKNRVEFLGESTNERTSNNAVLTGAESGNDRTDQMENRVEFLGESANERTSGNTMLTGTDSGNDRTDQMENRVEFLGESANERTSENNVQKDTDGDTDKTDRMENRVEFVSESAIARTSKNTMQKSTDGDTDRTDQMENRVEFLGETANARTSGNSEQKDTDDEQDNTEEADFSPNTSILHRRRMTARPNNHEDDDSDVRQLRPNILRKAALKSKRRPQFNSATNPNNPTATQLSATEANNPTATQLSATKPNNPNVSPLNAIKTPLQWKKWSDFDSDSSDWESSDKDDWESDKDLTSQQNRISKSNVILSKLKFPNRIPYQTKTNNTKHNKQQVKSFTKGVDYSDESSYEDSADCDSSDGIGCGYSSETYDTSDSASSENIRSSQPVRKVVLKQNTIKTINKEPEDYATYEYTDNNDYTWDSREYYDYDSSDGHNSKGIKDVRVMHKKQTDIDVLKHVNAYEDSSDDFYENVSYDNSYSDGSYSAEYHEYYSDSSNWEYYDD, from the exons ATGGACATTTGGATTTATTTGTGTTACTTGTCTGTGATTTTAATCCAAATAAGTCATGAAC tTCCAGCACGCAATAATACTAGACGTGCAACGAGAAGGCCATTTGTAGAGCGCAAACctggaaatttagaaaaaattctGAAGTCTCAAAACGAACTGAGCAAAAGACAGATTCGACCACGTGTACGCACTGCAAGGAAACTTAGAATCAGAAACGGTATCAAAAATGCGAACAGAATGTTAATAGATGAtatcaatgaaataaaaagtaaaaagaaagaaTTATTTCCTGTATCAAACGGAAAAGTGCTTTTAAATGGtgctaataataaaaatatggaaatgtTCCATCGAGTATCTGAATCAAGCAAATCAAATGGGTTGGTATCTTCTACTGTTGTAAACGAAGCAGTTCAGACTGTGTCAGACAGAGGGAATTCCGTAAGCAATGCAGTAATAATTGTACCAAAGATAGAGAGTATCGTAAATAATTCAGTAAACACTCTTCCTGTTTCGTTAAAAGGTAGTTCCAATGCAATATCAAAGAGAAAAAGTTCTGTAAACAGAGCAGTAAATCATATTACAACTAGAGGTACACCCATAAACAATGCAGTAAACTATGAATCAAAGACGGGAAATTCCGTAAACAGAACAGTAGATACTGTAACAATTAGGCGTAGTCGTGTAAACAATGAAGTCAAAACTCCATCAACGACGAGAAATTCCGTAAACAGAGCAGTAAATACCGTAACAGTTAGAGGTAGTCCCGTAAACAATGTGATCAAAACTCCATCAAGGACGGGAAATTCCGTAAGCAGAGCAGTAAATACTGTAACAGTTAGGGGTAGTCCCGTAAACAATGACGTCAAAACTGCATCAAGGACGGGAAATTCCGTAAACAAAGCAGTAAATACTGTAACAGTTAGAGGTAGTCCCGTAAACAATGAGGTCAAAACTTCATCAAGGACGGGAAATTCCGTAAACAGAGCAGTAAATACTGTAACAGTAAGGCGTAGTCGTGTAAACAATGCAGTAAAAACTCCATCAACGACCAGAAATTCTGTAAACAGAGCAGTAAATACTGCAACAGTAAGGGGTAGTCCCGTAAACAATGCAGTCAAAACTCCATCAACGTCGAGAAATTCCGTAAACAGAGAAGTAAAAACTGTAATAGTTAGTGGTAGTCCAGTAAACAATGAGGTCAAAACTCCATCAAGGACGGGAAATTCCGTAAACAGAGCAGTAAATACTGTAACAGTTAGGCGTAGTCGTGTAAACAATGAAGTCAAAACTCCATCAAAGACGGGAAGTTCCATAAACAGAGCAGAAAACACTGTAACAGTTAGGGGTAGTCCCGTAAACAATGAAGTCAAAACTGTATCAAAGACGGGAAATTCCATAAACAGAGCAGTAAATACCGTAACAATTAGGGGTAGTCCCGTAAACAATGAGGTCAAAACTCCATCAAGGACGGGAAATTCCGTAAACAGAGCAGTAAATACTGTAATAATAAGGCGTAGTGGTGGAAACAATGCAGTCAAAACTCCATCAACGACGAGAAATTCCGTAAACAGAGAAGTAAAAACTGTAATGGTTAGTGGTAGTCCCGTAAACAATGAGGTCAAAACTTTATCAAGGACGGGAAATTCCGTAAACAGAGCAGTAAATACTGTAACTAGAAGGCGTAATCCTGTAAACAATGAAGTCAAAACTGCATCAAAGACGGGAAATTCCGTAAACAGAGCAGTAAATACTCTTACAGTAAGGCGTAGTCGTGTAAACAATGCAGTCAAAACTCCATCAACGACGAGAAATTCCGTAAACAGAGCAGTAAAAACTGTAATAGTTAGTGGTAGTCCCGTAAACAATGAGGTCAAAACTTCATCAAGGACGGGAAATTCTGTAAACAGAGCAGTAAATACTGTAACTGTAAGGCGTAGTCGTGTAAACAATGAAGTCAAAACTGCATCAAAGACGGGAAATTCCATAAACAGAGCAGTAAATACTGTAACGGTAAGGCGTAGTCGTGTAAACAATGCAGTCAAAACTCCATCAAAGACGGGAAATTCCATAAACAGAGCAGTGAATAGTGTAACAATTAGGGGTAGTCCCGTAAAGAATGAGGTCAAAACTGCATCAAAGACGGCAAATTCCGTAAACAGAGCAGTAAATAGTGTAACAATTAGGGGTAGTCCCGTAAAGAATGAGGTCAAAACTGCATCAAATACTGGAAATTCCGTAAATAGAGCAGTGAATACTATAACAGTTAGTGGGATTCATGTAAACAATGCAGTTAACACTGCACCAAAGACGGGAAGTTCCGTAAACAGAGCAGTAAATACTTTAACAGTAAGGGGTAGTCCCACAAACAATGAAGTAAAGATTGTTCCAAACAGAGGTAGAACCGTCAACAAGGTTATAAACATTGTATCAGAGAAGGGAACTTCCATTAACCGTGCAGCAAACCCTGTTAAAGTAAAAAGTAGTCCTGTTGAAAATGCAGTACTAACTGCATCAAAGACGAGAAATTCTGTACTCAGTGCAGTTAAAACTGCAACCTCTAGTAGTCCCGGAAACAATGCAGTAAAGATTGTACCAAACAGAGGTAATGATGTAAACAAggcaatatatattttatcaaagaTGGTTAATACCGTTAAAAGTGCAGCAAATCATATTACAACTAGAGCTAGTCCAGTAAACAATGCATTAAAGATTGTACCAAATGGAGGTAGTCCTATAAACAATGCAGTAAACATTGTACCAAACGCCGGGAGTTCTATAAACAATGAATTACAGATTGTACAAAATGGACGGAGTTCcgtaaacattgaaaataataataacaataatgataatacgGCAGTATTTGATAAGTTGTCTGAATCGCAAATCCCAGATGTTTCTAAATCTTTTTCGAATACTGCCACAGTGGTAAAGATAGAATCACCACGAGAAAGCCCTTCAACGAATAATgataatcaaattacaaaatctgACGCAAATGAAGAGAATGATTTTGGTATTGACTTGACTGATCAATTGAAAAATAGAGTTGAATTTTTAGGTGAAAGTACAAATGAAAGAACAAGTAATAATGCTGTGCTGACGGGTGCAGAGAGTGGTAATGATAGAACTGATCAAATGGAAAATAGAGTTGAGTTTTTAGGTGAAAGTGCAAATGAGAGAACAAGTGGAAATACTATGCTGACGGGTACAGATAGTGGTAATGATAGAACTGATCAAATGGAAAATAGAGTTGAATTTTTAGGTGAAAGTGCAAATGAAAGAACAAGTGAAAATAATGTGCAAAAGGACACAGACGGTGATACCGATAAAACTGATCGAATGGAAAATAGAGTTGAATTTGTAAGTGAAAGTGCAATTGCAAGAACAAGTAAAAATACTATGCAGAAGAGTACAGATGGTGATACCGATAGAACTGATCAAATGGAAAATAGAGTTGAATTTTTAGGTGAAACTGCAAATGCAAGAACCAGTGGGAATAGTGAGCAGAAAGATACAGATGATGAACAGGACAATACGGAAGAGGCAGATTTTAGCCCTAATACATCGATACTCCATCGGCGAAGAATGACAGCCAGACCAAATAATCACGAGGACGACGATTCTGATGTGAGGCAATTAAGACCTAACATACTAAGGAAAGCGGCATTGAAATCGAAACGCCGCCCCCAGTTCAATAGTGCAACTAACCCAAATAATCCTACAGCTACACAGTTAAGCGCAACTGAAGCAAATAATCCTACAGCTACACAGTTAAGTGCAACTAAACCAAATAATCCCAATGTTTCACCATTGAACGCAATTAAAACACCACTTCAATGGAAAAAGTGGTCCGATTTTGATTCAGACAGTAGCGACTGGGAAAGTTCAGACAAGGATGATTGGGAAAGTGATAAAGATTTAACATCTCAACAAAACAGGATATCGAAAAGTAATGTCATATTGTCAAAGTTGAAATTCCCTAACCGTATACCATATCAAACAAAAACGAATAATACAAAGCACAACAAACAACAGGTGAAATCCTTTACGAAAGGGGTAGACTACTCTGATGAATCTTCTTATGAAGACAGTGCAGATTGTGATTCGTCAGATGGTATAGGATGCGGTTATAGTTCTGAAACCTATGATACCTCAGACTCTGCTTCCTCTGAAAACATTCGTAGTTCACAACCAGTGCGTAAAGTAGTActtaaacaaaatacaattaaaacaattaacaagGAACCAGAAGATTATGCCACTTATGAATATACTGATAATAATGATTATACATGGGACAGTAGGGAGTACTACGATTATGATTCATCGGATGGTCATAATTCTAAAGGCATCAAAGATGTCAGAGTAATGCATAAAAAGCAAACAGATATAGATGTTTTAAAACATGTGAATGCTTATGAAGACAGCAGTGACGATTTTTACGAGAATGTGAGTTACGACAACAGTTATAGCGATGGATCTTATAGTGCTGAATATCATGAGTATTATTCAGATTCAAGTAACTGGGAATATTATGATGACTGA